A segment of the Candidatus Acetothermia bacterium genome:
TCGTCGCAGCCGAACCGGGCGTCGAGCCTGTTCTCCAGGCCCGTGCACGCGACGAGCTCGGCTTGGAGCTCGATCTCCACGCGCTGCCCGGGGGCGATCTCCTCGAGCGACGGAGCATGGCTCTTGTCCCAGGTCGTCGCCTGGCCCGCGTTGTCGCCGGCAGGATCGGACGACACGTAGGCGAGCCCGCTCCCCAGGACGTCGGTTACGACCACGTTGTAGATCGGGCCAAGGCCCGTGTTCTCCACGACCAGGGTCCAGGTGACGACGTCCCCCACCGCGGCGGGGACGACGGAGGGCTCCTTGTAGAGGACGAGCGCCCCGGGCAGGATCTCGATGGGCTGAGAGTCCGTCCCGTACCTCGGGACTCCGTCCTCCTCGTAGTCCACCCGCGCACCCAGGGTGCCGGAGATCGTCCCACAGCCCGTCCTCAGGGCGAACACGACGGTCACCGTCTCCCCAGGCGGAAGCTCGTAGGCCACGCCGAGGATCAAGTCCAAATCCCAGACGAGATCGAGCCCGACCGGCGCCGGCTCTGCCGCAATGGGCGTCCCGTCGCCGAGCGTGATCAGCCCCGAACCCGTGACGTAGGCGAACCCGGCATTGGGGAGCGCGACGGTGAAGACAATCGCACTCGCTGTCTGAACTACGTCGGCGGTGAACGCGATCGTGAACCAAGCCTCTTCGCACCGCCCCATCTGGGTCGGGCCGGAGAGGTCCACCTTCCCCCCGACCGCGACCAATCCCCACGCAAGAAGAAGCCCCGCTACGGCCTGCCACCTCGTACCCCTCATTGGAACCCCCTTCTTGCTCGGCACCCCCTGTCCTGCTTCCGGGGTGAGATCCGCCGCACCAGAAGCCCGGATCGTTCGCGTTCCCTCCCCTCGATCTCCCACTTATTATATACAACGCGGAACGTGTGATGAACGTCACACAGGGCAGCGCATGACAGTGAGGCCTTTGCGGTACGTCAAATCCGCGGAACGTTGGGACCGCGGCCGTGAGGTATCAGCCGAGAAACCTGTTCCCGACGCGCTGTGGGACAAGCGCGGCAGCGCGGCCACGTTGGGATGGAGAGAAGGGGCTACGCGCTCACCGCGGCCCGGTAGATGATGAGGCCACCCATAGCCACGAACAGGATCCCTGCCCCAAACCCAACGTACTTTGAGGGCAGGGCCTCCCCCACGATCCCCCCCACGAACGCCCCGAGCAGGCTCACCGTGGCCAGGGCCAGCGAGGCGCCGAGGAACACCGACCAAGGGGCCCGGTGCTGGGCAGCCAGGGTGAACACGGCGAGCTGGGTCTTGTCCCCGAGCTCGGCCAAGAACAACATCCCAAACGTCATGGCCACGAGTTTCCAGTCCAACCTGCGCCTCCTTGACCCGAGTATACGGGACCTTGCGCAAAGTGGGGCAGACCCACGTATACTTGGGGCCCGAAAGGACAACGGTGCGCGAGCGCATCCTCAACGGCCCGATCCTCCCGACGATGCTCGTCCTCGCCTGGCCGGTCATGTTGTCCAGCGCCCTTCAGGCGCTGTACAACCTGATCGACGCCTTCTGGCTCGGGAAGCTGTCCACTGAGGCCCTGTCCGCGCCGAGCGTGGCCTCGCCGATCATCTTCTTCCTGATGTCGTTGGGCACAGGGTTCCAAGCTGCCGGCTCGGCGTTGGTGGGCCAGCACGTGGGGGCCGGGGATCAGCGCGGGGCCGACGAGGTGGGGACCCAGGTGTTTTCCTTTCTCGTCTTCCTCTCATTCGGAGTGGGACTCCTTGGGTTCTTCCTCGCCCCGTTTGCCCTGCGCGTGGTGCGGACGCCGGCCGAGGTGTTGCCTATGGCCCTCGCCTACTTNNNNNNNNNNNNNNNNNNNNNNNNNNNNNNNNNNNNNNNNNNNNNNNNNNNNNNNNNNNNNNNNNNNNNNNNNNNNNNNNNNNNNNNNNNNNNNNNNNNGCCCTGCGCGTGGTGCGGACGCCGGCCGAGGTGTTGCCTATGGCCCTCGCCTACTTGCGCATCGAGTGCCTAGGGCTCCCGATGATGTTCGGCACGTTCGCGTTCACCGGGCTCCTCCTTGGGGTCGGGGACACCCGAACCCCGATGTACCTCATGGGCACCTCCGTTCTCGCCAATGCCATGTTGGACCCGTTCTTCATCTTTGGGTGGGGGCCGTTCCCCGCGCTTGGGGTGGCCGGAGCGGCCATCGCCACCGTGCTTTCCCGCGGGCTGGCGGCCCTGGTCGGGCTGTGGCTCCTCACCACAGGGAGGGTGGGACTCCGGCTGCGGCGGGACCGGCTCCTGCCCCGCTCTGCCCGGGTGCGCGAGATCGGGCGCGTGGGGATCCCCAACGTCCTCGATCAAGCGGGCACTTCGTTTGGGTTCGTGATCCTGATGGCCCTCGTGGCCGGGTTTGGGACCACCGTGGTCGCTGCGTACGGTGTAGGGAACCGGCTCATCAACCTGCTCAACGTGGCGATCTGGGGAGCGACGAGCGCCTTGGTGGCGATGGTGGGGCAGAACCTGGGCGCCGAGCAGACGGCGCGGGCGGAGGAGATCGCGCGGCGGGGCGTCCGGGCCACGTTCCTCGTCCTGGGGGGTCTATCCCTCCTGACGTTCCTCGTTCGGGAGCCGCTGTACCGGGTGTTCATCGCCGATCCGGCGGTGATCGAAGAGGGGGCACGGTTCCTGGCCATCTTCGGGTTCTCGGTGCCGTTCTTCGGCCTGTTCGCCGCCGCGGGCGCCGTGTTCCGGGGATCTGGGCACACCGTGCCCCCGATGGTGTTCTCCCTGATCCGGCTGTGGGGTCTGCGCATCGGGATGTCCTGGCTCCTCGCCTACCTTTGGGGCTTGGGACCGACCGGCTTGTGGATGGGCATGGCCCTCAGCAACGCGGCGGCCGGGGTGGGGCTCCTCGCGTGGCTCCGCCGCGGGACTTGGAAGCGCAAGGTGATCACGGCCCCCGCCGCGGTGGAACGAGGCGCCACCCCTTGACAGGGAGCCCCGGATCGGCGTATATATAGGTGCGATGTGCAAGCTCGTTCTAGCGGAGGAGGTGATCGCCGGGAAGCCTAGCTTCTGCGGGTACTGGTTCGCATAGGGGCGTGACCTCTCGCTGAGAGGGAGCGCCCGTTCACCGCAAGCTCAGCTTGCGGGTTTTTATTTGCCCGAAGGGGAGGTAGACATGCGAAAGCTTGTATTAGCCGCAGTGCTAGCAGCTTTTGGACTCCTCAGTCTGGGCCGGCCGATCGTGATCGGCATCACCCAGATCGTGGACCACCCCGCCCTGAACGCGGTGCGCGATGGGGTGATCGCGACCCTGCGCGAGGCGGGCTACGTGGACGGACAGAACGTGCGGTTCATCCTGGGCAACGCCCAAGGGGACTTCTCGGTGGCCATCGCCATCGCCCAGAACTTCCTCGCCCAAGGGGTGGACCTCGTGGTGTCCATCGCTACCCCCACTTCCCAGGCCGCCGTTCAGGTGTTCAAGGACACCGGGATCCCCGTGGTGTTCTCGGCGGTGACGGACCCGGTGGGGGCTGGTCTCACCGGTTATCCCAATGTGACCGGGCTTTCTGACCTGATCGATGTTCGGGCGGACCTAATGCTCCTGCAGGAGTTGGTGCCTGGGGCCAAACGGGTGGGGATGGTGTACAACCCCGGGGAAGTGAACTCCGCGATCCTTACGGCGATGGCGGAGAAGGCGGCCCGGGAGTTGGGCCTCACCATCGTGGCTGCAGCCGCCGAGAACACGGCGGCCGTGCCCCTGGCCGCCCAGTCCCTCATCGGCCGGGTGGATGCCCTCTACGTGACCACCGACAACACCGTAGTTGCGGCATTGGAAGCAGTGGTAGATGTGGCGAACCGGGAGCGCCTCCCGTTCCTGGTGGCCGACCCCACGAGCCTGGAGCGGGGGGCCCTGATGTGCACGGGATTCGACTACTACGACCATGGCCTCATGACCGGGGAAGTGGTGGCCAACGTCCTCGCTGGCGTTGCGCCCAAGGACATCCCCATCACCTACCAGAGGGGCACCCAGGTCTGGCTCAACTTGGACATGGCCCAGCGGATCGGGTTTGCCTTCCCGACCTCGGTGGTGGGGAAGGCCACCGGGATCCTCCTCGGGGGCCGGCGGTTCGTAGCCGAGGAGTAGGAGCGCCAGGGTGACGCTGGTCCTTCCCGCGGTGGAGCAGGGGCTCATCTACGGCCTCATGGCCCTGGGGGTGTACCTTTCATTCCGAGTCCTCGCGTTCCCCGATCTGTCCGTGGACGGGACGTTCCCCCTTGGGGCGGCGCTGGCCGCGGCCCTCATCACCGCGGGATGGGACCCGTTCCTGGCGAGCCTGGTGGCGCTGGGGGCCGGGGCCGCGGCCGGGGCCTTCACCGGGGTCCTCGCCACCAAGTTTCGCATCCAGGGGCTCCTCGCTGGTGTGCTCACCATGATCATGCTGTATTCCCTGAACCTGCGGATCATGGGGCGACCCAACCTCGCCCTCCTCGGCCGCCCCTCGGTCCTCCGCCTCGCCACCGGGGCGTTGGGGTTGCCCAACCCGTGGGGGTTGGTCGTCGTGGTTGCGATCTTGGCGTTGGCGCTGAAGTTCCTGTTGGACACGTTCTTCCACACCGAGCTGGGGATGGCCCTGCGGGCTACGGGGGACAACCCGGATGTGGTGCGGGCGTACGGGGTGAGCCCGGAGGGGATGACGATCCTCGGGCTCGCCCTGTCCAACGCCCTGGTGGCCTTGGCCGGGGCCTTGGCCGCCCAGTACTCGGGGTTCGCCGACGTGGGGATGGGGGTGGGGACCATCGTGGCCGGGCTGGCCTCGGTGATCGTGGGGGAGATGCTCCTCCGTCCCCGGTCGGTGGGGTGGGCCACGGCCGCGGTCCTCCTCGGGTCGTGCCTGTACCGGGGGGCGATCCTCGTCGCCCTTCGGTACGGGGGGGCGCTGGGATTCACCCCCTCCGACCTCAGGC
Coding sequences within it:
- a CDS encoding TMEM165/GDT1 family protein, which translates into the protein MDWKLVAMTFGMLFLAELGDKTQLAVFTLAAQHRAPWSVFLGASLALATVSLLGAFVGGIVGEALPSKYVGFGAGILFVAMGGLIIYRAAVSA
- a CDS encoding ABC transporter substrate-binding protein — encoded protein: MRKLVLAAVLAAFGLLSLGRPIVIGITQIVDHPALNAVRDGVIATLREAGYVDGQNVRFILGNAQGDFSVAIAIAQNFLAQGVDLVVSIATPTSQAAVQVFKDTGIPVVFSAVTDPVGAGLTGYPNVTGLSDLIDVRADLMLLQELVPGAKRVGMVYNPGEVNSAILTAMAEKAARELGLTIVAAAAENTAAVPLAAQSLIGRVDALYVTTDNTVVAALEAVVDVANRERLPFLVADPTSLERGALMCTGFDYYDHGLMTGEVVANVLAGVAPKDIPITYQRGTQVWLNLDMAQRIGFAFPTSVVGKATGILLGGRRFVAEE
- a CDS encoding DUF11 domain-containing protein; amino-acid sequence: MRGTRWQAVAGLLLAWGLVAVGGKVDLSGPTQMGRCEEAWFTIAFTADVVQTASAIVFTVALPNAGFAYVTGSGLITLGDGTPIAAEPAPVGLDLVWDLDLILGVAYELPPGETVTVVFALRTGCGTISGTLGARVDYEEDGVPRYGTDSQPIEILPGALVLYKEPSVVPAAVGDVVTWTLVVENTGLGPIYNVVVTDVLGSGLAYVSSDPAGDNAGQATTWDKSHAPSLEEIAPGQRVEIELQAELVACTGLENRLDARFGCD
- a CDS encoding MATE family efflux transporter encodes the protein ALRVVRTPAEVLPMALAYLRIECLGLPMMFGTFAFTGLLLGVGDTRTPMYLMGTSVLANAMLDPFFIFGWGPFPALGVAGAAIATVLSRGLAALVGLWLLTTGRVGLRLRRDRLLPRSARVREIGRVGIPNVLDQAGTSFGFVILMALVAGFGTTVVAAYGVGNRLINLLNVAIWGATSALVAMVGQNLGAEQTARAEEIARRGVRATFLVLGGLSLLTFLVREPLYRVFIADPAVIEEGARFLAIFGFSVPFFGLFAAAGAVFRGSGHTVPPMVFSLIRLWGLRIGMSWLLAYLWGLGPTGLWMGMALSNAAAGVGLLAWLRRGTWKRKVITAPAAVERGATP
- a CDS encoding MATE family efflux transporter; translated protein: MRERILNGPILPTMLVLAWPVMLSSALQALYNLIDAFWLGKLSTEALSAPSVASPIIFFLMSLGTGFQAAGSALVGQHVGAGDQRGADEVGTQVFSFLVFLSFGVGLLGFFLAPFALRVVRTPAEVLPMALAY
- a CDS encoding ABC transporter permease, with the translated sequence MTLVLPAVEQGLIYGLMALGVYLSFRVLAFPDLSVDGTFPLGAALAAALITAGWDPFLASLVALGAGAAAGAFTGVLATKFRIQGLLAGVLTMIMLYSLNLRIMGRPNLALLGRPSVLRLATGALGLPNPWGLVVVVAILALALKFLLDTFFHTELGMALRATGDNPDVVRAYGVSPEGMTILGLALSNALVALAGALAAQYSGFADVGMGVGTIVAGLASVIVGEMLLRPRSVGWATAAVLLGSCLYRGAILVALRYGGALGFTPSDLRLLTALVVLGALMAPALRTRIKGEEA